The Petropleomorpha daqingensis genome includes a window with the following:
- a CDS encoding branched-chain amino acid ABC transporter permease, producing the protein MASASAVWQRPWVRWAAVLVVLVVLFVAPLGLSEFTNQTLARIGVFAVAVLGLNVVMGYTGQVSLGQIFFLGFGAYVTAYGVTNDWNIVLTFALACLAPAVVGLLVALAAARLGGLAIAMVTIALPIVGVPLAKRLSDFTGGSEGTSTAFAKAPEWSGLFDDQWQLYLVLVIGGIVYLLTHNVVRGKYGRAFAIVKGNENVASSMGISPYRYKVLAFTIASLIGGVSGFLYMVVIQYTSPETMSFGHSINLVAAMVIGGSASIVGSILGGLYYVLVPQLTNAVDPSLTALLQGAILLVVLFVLPGGLVSLPRALTRGRRRSRAARGPAAPPTTPSSTTGSGTAAEQPETERQGHA; encoded by the coding sequence ATGGCATCCGCCTCGGCCGTGTGGCAGCGCCCGTGGGTCCGCTGGGCAGCGGTGCTCGTGGTCCTGGTCGTGCTGTTCGTGGCGCCGCTCGGGCTGTCGGAGTTCACCAACCAGACGCTCGCCCGCATCGGCGTCTTCGCCGTCGCCGTGCTCGGCCTGAACGTGGTGATGGGCTACACCGGCCAGGTCTCGCTGGGCCAGATCTTCTTCCTCGGGTTCGGCGCGTACGTCACCGCGTACGGGGTGACGAACGACTGGAACATCGTGCTGACCTTCGCGCTCGCCTGCCTGGCCCCCGCCGTGGTGGGCCTGCTGGTCGCGCTGGCCGCCGCCCGCCTGGGCGGGCTCGCGATCGCCATGGTGACCATCGCGCTGCCGATCGTCGGCGTCCCGCTGGCCAAGCGGCTCAGCGACTTCACCGGCGGCTCGGAGGGCACCTCGACGGCCTTCGCGAAGGCGCCGGAGTGGAGCGGGCTCTTCGACGACCAGTGGCAGCTGTACCTGGTGCTGGTCATCGGCGGCATCGTGTACCTGCTGACCCACAACGTCGTCCGCGGCAAGTACGGCCGGGCGTTCGCGATCGTCAAGGGCAACGAGAACGTGGCGTCGTCCATGGGGATCTCGCCGTACCGCTACAAGGTGCTGGCGTTCACGATCGCCTCGCTCATCGGCGGCGTGAGCGGGTTCCTGTACATGGTCGTCATCCAGTACACGTCCCCGGAGACGATGAGCTTCGGGCACTCGATCAACCTGGTCGCCGCGATGGTGATCGGCGGCTCGGCCAGCATCGTGGGCTCGATCCTCGGCGGCCTGTACTACGTGCTCGTCCCGCAGCTGACCAACGCCGTCGACCCGAGCCTCACGGCGCTGCTGCAGGGCGCGATCCTGCTCGTCGTCCTGTTCGTGCTCCCCGGCGGCCTCGTGTCGCTGCCCCGCGCGCTGACCCGCGGACGGCGGCGCTCCCGCGCCGCGCGCGGCCCTGCCGCGCCCCCGACCACTCCGTCGTCGACCACCGGGTCGGGCACCGCGGCGGAGCAACCTGAGACAGAGAGGCAAGGTCACGCATGA
- a CDS encoding branched-chain amino acid ABC transporter permease encodes MGKFVQLVVDGLSTGSIYGAIALAIVLVNQATGLINFAQGGMAVLAAYVAWWLTTHDVPLVLAILISILFSFVLGAVVERWLMRRFERGDPDTAVVVTIGLLTLITGICGWLWTYNNQQFPSLFPLGTVSVLGVSISIRSIGTTLVIIVAMLLLQGLFVGTKLGLALRAVAINPQSAAFSGLPVGRLLMVGWGLAAALGAVAGALVAPQLTLTPGMLDNALVYALAAVILGGLTSPIGVVVAAWIIGVLENLAAVYVDFIGFDLKVAVPFILIFVVLIVRPQGLFGRKVVVRV; translated from the coding sequence GTGGGCAAATTCGTCCAGCTCGTCGTCGACGGTCTGTCGACCGGCTCGATCTACGGCGCCATCGCCCTCGCGATCGTCCTGGTCAACCAGGCCACCGGCCTCATCAACTTCGCGCAGGGCGGCATGGCCGTGCTGGCGGCCTACGTCGCGTGGTGGCTGACCACCCACGACGTGCCGCTCGTCCTCGCCATCCTGATCTCGATCCTGTTCTCCTTCGTGCTGGGCGCCGTGGTCGAGCGGTGGCTGATGCGGCGGTTCGAGCGGGGTGACCCCGACACCGCGGTGGTCGTCACGATCGGCCTGCTGACCCTGATCACCGGCATCTGCGGCTGGCTGTGGACGTACAACAACCAGCAGTTCCCGTCGCTGTTCCCCCTCGGCACGGTGTCGGTCCTGGGTGTCTCGATCAGCATCCGCTCGATCGGGACGACGCTGGTGATCATCGTGGCGATGCTCCTGCTGCAGGGGCTGTTCGTCGGCACGAAGCTCGGCCTGGCCCTTCGGGCCGTGGCGATCAACCCGCAGTCCGCGGCGTTCTCCGGGCTCCCCGTCGGGCGCCTGCTGATGGTCGGCTGGGGCCTCGCGGCGGCGCTCGGCGCGGTCGCCGGCGCGCTCGTCGCCCCGCAGCTCACGCTGACCCCCGGGATGCTGGACAACGCGCTGGTCTACGCGCTGGCCGCGGTCATCCTGGGCGGTCTGACCAGCCCGATCGGCGTCGTCGTCGCGGCCTGGATCATCGGCGTCCTGGAGAACCTGGCCGCGGTCTACGTCGACTTCATCGGCTTCGACCTCAAGGTCGCCGTGCCGTTCATCCTCATCTTCGTCGTGCTCATCGTTCGACCTCAGGGCCTGTTCGGCCGGAAAGTCGTGGTGCGGGTGTGA